The genomic DNA TCAGGGCCAGCCCCATCACCGAGATGATGGTCTCGAGGAGCGACCACGTCTTGAAGGTCTGCCCCACCGTCATACCGAAGTATTCCTTGATCAGCCAGAAGCCGCCGTCGTTCACGTGCGAGAAGATCAGCGAGCCTGAGCCGGTCGCGAGCACCATCAGTTCCGGCTTCACCTGCACCGCGCCCGCCGCCGCGATCGGCGCGACGATGCCGCAGGCGGTCGTCATCGCGACGGTGGCCGAACCGGTCGCGAGACGGATCATCGCCGCGACGAGCCAGCCGAACAGCAGCGGCGACAGATGCACCGCGGTCGCCACGTTGGTGATTTCCTTCGAAATGCCGCTATCCATCAGCACGCGGCCAAAACCGCCGCCCGCGCCGACGATCAGCGTAATGCCCGCGATCGGCGCCAGGCATTCGCCGCAGAACTTCTGGATCTGCTCGCGATTGAAGCCGCGGCTCGCGCCGAAGGTCCAGAAGCTGACCAGCACGGCCGTCAGGAGCGCGACGTCGGTGTTGCCGAAGAAACGCAGCAGATCGTTCGGCAGTGTCTTCGGCTCGAAGACCAGGTCGGCCCAGCTGCCCACCAGCATCAGAACCACCGGCAACAGGATCGTGACCAGCGTGATGCCGAAGCCCGGCAGTTCGCGCTTCGGTGTGTTGGCTTTCGCGCCGTTGCCATTACTCGCACCGCTGCCGAGAAATTGCGCGGCAAGCGGATTTTCCTTCGGCAACTGGATATGGCGGCTCACCAGCAGCGCGAAAAGCGGACCGGCGACGATTGCGCACGGCACGCCGACGATCAGACCGTAGGCGATCGTCTTGCCAATGTCGGCGTTATACGCCTGCACGGCGAGCAGTGCGGCCGGGTGCGGCGGAATCAGCCCGTGCACG from Paraburkholderia sp. HP33-1 includes the following:
- a CDS encoding GntP family permease, with the protein product MEAVHGSMLLVYALIAIALLIFMITRLKIYPFLVLIIVSLLLGLVAGMPMQTIVKSFETGNGNTLGHIAIVVGLGTMLGKMMAESGGAERVATTLINWFGEKHIHWAMMVVAIIVGLPVFFEVGFVLLIPIAFNVAKRTNKSLLLVGLPMVAGLSVVHGLIPPHPAALLAVQAYNADIGKTIAYGLIVGVPCAIVAGPLFALLVSRHIQLPKENPLAAQFLGSGASNGNGAKANTPKRELPGFGITLVTILLPVVLMLVGSWADLVFEPKTLPNDLLRFFGNTDVALLTAVLVSFWTFGASRGFNREQIQKFCGECLAPIAGITLIVGAGGGFGRVLMDSGISKEITNVATAVHLSPLLFGWLVAAMIRLATGSATVAMTTACGIVAPIAAAGAVQVKPELMVLATGSGSLIFSHVNDGGFWLIKEYFGMTVGQTFKTWSLLETIISVMGLALTFALAAVL